From Longimicrobium sp.:
CTGCCGGCCGTTACTTCTGAGGGCCTGAGCCATGCGCGACATCATCATCCTCGCCTGCACGGAGTGCAAGGAGAGGAACTACAACAAGACGAAGAACAAGCGGAAGCACCCGGAGCGCGTGGAGTACAGCAAGTACTGCCCCCGGTGCAACAAGCACCAGCCCCACAAGGAAACCAAGTAGCGCTCCCGCCGCCGCCCACGGGCGGCGGCCCCGCTGCATAGGGCCGGCCCCGCGCCGGCCACAACCGTTCATCGCACCACGGTTTCCTTGCATGGCTGACA
This genomic window contains:
- the rpmG gene encoding 50S ribosomal protein L33 — translated: MRDIIILACTECKERNYNKTKNKRKHPERVEYSKYCPRCNKHQPHKETK